A stretch of DNA from Prochlorococcus marinus str. SB:
GACTTAGATCTGCATCTGTGTCGTAAAAGAGTTGGGTCATTAGTTGTAGCTTCTTTGCATTTGATAATTAATATTTTAGACATTAAGGTGGAAATAAACCAAAAAAATTATTAATTTAAAAAATTAAAATTAAAATATTAATTTAGAAAGTTTAATACTGATTTGCTTCACTTGGATGTGTAATAACTCTATCAATTAATCCATAATTTTTTGCTTCTTCCGCACTTAGAAAATAATCTCTATCAGTATCCTTTTCAACTTTCTCAAATGATTGGCCTGTCATATCTGCCATAGACATGTTTAACATATCTTTAATTCTTAAAATTTCCTTAGCTTCTATTTCAATATCACTTGCTTGGCGTTGAGACGTCCCTCCTAAGGGTTGATGAATCATTATTCTGCTGTGGGGCAAAGCAACTCTTTTACCTTTTGTACCAGCTGCTAATAAAAACGCTCCCATGGAAGCTGCAAGGCCTACGCATATAGTTACCACATCACTTTTTA
This window harbors:
- a CDS encoding ATP-dependent Clp protease proteolytic subunit, with product MPIGTPSVPYRLPGSQYERWVDIYTRLGVERILFLGQEVNDGIANSLVAQMLYLDSDDNSKPIYLYINSPGGSVTAGLAIYDTIKYVKSDVVTICVGLAASMGAFLLAAGTKGKRVALPHSRIMIHQPLGGTSQRQASDIEIEAKEILRIKDMLNMSMADMTGQSFEKVEKDTDRDYFLSAEEAKNYGLIDRVITHPSEANQY